From the genome of Pogona vitticeps strain Pit_001003342236 chromosome 10, PviZW2.1, whole genome shotgun sequence, one region includes:
- the TK2 gene encoding thymidine kinase 2, mitochondrial — MSPSLCHLPLLGPACIRAARPALGFWKGKAGPSDLLPLLLPLQRDRGRRGMAAAASSPEAPGKHQLNGGLKKTVICIEGNIASGKTTCLNYFAKNTRIEVLTEPVSKWRNVHGHNPLGLMYQDATRWGITLQTYVQLTMLDQHTRPMISPVRMMERSIHSAKYIFVENLYRSGKMPEVDYVVLTEWFEWIIKNMNVSVDLIVYLQTSPERCFERLKRRCREEEKVIPMEYLESIHQLYEDWLIKQTLFKVPAPVLVLPADHDLQDMMEKYEENQDRILTLCNMQHRL, encoded by the exons ATGTCTCCATCCCTCTGCCACCTGCCCTTGCTGGGTCCCGCGTGCATCCGAGCGGCCCGGCCTGCCCTCGGTTTCTGGAAGGGGAAAGCCGGGCCCTCCGACCTCCTGCCGCTTCTTCTTCCCCTGCAGAGAGACCGAGGCCGCCGGGGCATGGCTGCCGCCGCCTCCTCTCCAGAAGCCCCCG GGAAACACCAGCTAAATGGAGGACTGAAGAAGACAGTT ATTTGCATCGAGGGGAACATTGCAAGTGGGAAAACAACATGCCTGAATTATTTTGCTAAAAACACTAGGATTGAG GTGTTGACTGAACCAGTATCTAAATGGAGGAATGTTCATGGGCATAACCCTTTG GGCTTAATGTACCAAGATGCAACCCGGTGGGGAATAACATTACAAACATATGTGCAGCTTACTATGTTGGACCAGCACACAAGACCGATG ATTTCTCCCGTAAGAATGATGGAGAGGTCAATTCACagtgcaaaatacatttttgtagaAAACCTGTATCGAAG TGGAAAAATGCCAGAAGTGGATTATGTGGTATTGACAGAGTGGTTTGAGTGGATCATAAAAAACATGAATGTTTCAGTTGATCTGATAG TTTACCTACAAACCTCTCCGGAGAGGTGTTTTGAAAGACTCAAACGGCGGTGCCGGGAAGAGGAAAAAGTCATTCCTATG GAATATTTAGAAAGTATTCATCAGCTCTATGAAGACTGGCTCATAAAGCAAACACTGTTTAAAGTTCCTGCTCCAGTGCTT GTACTTCCAGCTGATCATGACCTACAGGATATGATGGAAAAGTATGAAGAAAACCAAGACCGAATACTAACCCTGTGCAATATGCAGCATCGTCTGTAG